A stretch of the Panicum virgatum strain AP13 chromosome 9N, P.virgatum_v5, whole genome shotgun sequence genome encodes the following:
- the LOC120688458 gene encoding uncharacterized protein LOC120688458 yields MHASRARVMLPLLLALLLSPASAAPAWLGPAVGGDSGPADSPAEAPTAVAAALERAEDEVAGRIAAPPGSLTFRPRQHPSALSPEQRRGLEHEARCGPRVPVRRGVFPWPGWNPRCRGGGGTRGDAAAAPAGHRLQPLYDAP; encoded by the coding sequence ATGCATGCCTCACGAGCTCGTGTGATGCTCCCTCTCCTGTTGGCTCTCCTGCTCTCGCCGGCGTCAGCCGCTCCGGCATGGCTCGGCCCGGCCGTCGGCGGTGACAGCGGGCCTGCCGACTCACCAGCGGAGGCTCCGACGGCCGTGGCAGCGGCACTGGAGCGGGCAGAAGACGAGGTCGCCGGCAGAatcgcggcgccgccggggagtCTGACGTTCAGGCCTCGCCAGCACCCCTCCGCGCTCAGCCCGGAGCAGAGGCGGGGCCTGGAGCACGAGGCTCGCTGCGGGCCGCGCGTGCCCGTGCGGCGTGGCGTCTTCCCGTGGCCCGGGTGGAATCCTcgctgccgtggcggcggcggcacgcgcggtgatgccgccgccgcgccggccgggcaCCGCCTGCAGCCTCTGTACGACGCGCCGTAG